In Apilactobacillus bombintestini, one genomic interval encodes:
- the topA gene encoding type I DNA topoisomerase produces the protein MATTKKTTTKKKRRSTKKKLVIVESPTKAKTIQKYLGRTYRVIASKGHVRDLPKSKMGVDVEHDYAPHYISIRGKGETIKELKSEAKKARNVYLASDPDREGESIAWHLSHLLGLKSEDKNRVAFHEITKDAVKEAFKHPREIDMNLVDAQQARRVLDRLVGYSISPLLWKKVKKGLSAGRVQSIALWLIIKREREIKDFVPTEYWTIDADMKKDSDAFKASFYGLNGKKTELGNNDEVKAVLDKFDKKKPFDVTNVVKKQRRRRPQPPFTTSTMQQDANVKLNFKTGKTMMVAQQLYEGINIGKEGNQGLITYMRTDSTRISVLAKHEASELIHEKYGASYAAIKPIKGKLPEGAQDAHEAIRPTSVKRTPASLKQYLTNDQYKLYNLIWCRFVASQMTSAVLDTMTVDMDQNGVVFRANGSKLNFQGFLKVYNKGKEKDNILPDLANGDQVVMTKNNPDQHFTQPPARYSEAKLIRTLEENGVGRPSTYAPTLGTIQRRYYVKLVGRKFEPTELGEIVNSIIEEYFPDIVNIEFTADLENNLDEIEEAKQDWVKVVDKYFTPFEKEVKNAEKNMEDVQIKDEPAGYNCEVCGAPMVIKMGRYGKFYACSRFPDCRNTEAIVKKIGVSCPKCKEGDVIERKSKKNRIFYGCSRYPKCDFVTWDKPIGRNCPKDGNFLVEKKIKGGTQVICPNGDYEEDVQK, from the coding sequence ATGGCGACTACTAAAAAGACAACAACAAAAAAGAAGAGACGGTCGACTAAAAAGAAGTTAGTGATTGTTGAATCACCTACTAAAGCAAAAACTATTCAAAAATATTTGGGAAGAACTTACCGAGTAATTGCAAGTAAAGGACATGTTAGAGATTTACCTAAGAGTAAAATGGGTGTGGATGTAGAACATGATTATGCACCACATTACATTTCTATTCGTGGTAAAGGTGAAACTATCAAAGAATTAAAGTCTGAAGCAAAAAAAGCTAGAAATGTTTACCTTGCATCTGACCCTGATAGAGAAGGAGAATCTATCGCTTGGCATTTGTCACATTTGCTAGGTTTAAAGTCAGAAGATAAAAATCGTGTTGCTTTCCATGAAATTACTAAGGATGCTGTAAAAGAAGCATTTAAACATCCAAGAGAAATTGACATGAACTTAGTAGATGCTCAACAAGCTAGACGTGTTTTAGATAGACTAGTTGGATATTCTATTTCTCCATTATTATGGAAGAAAGTTAAGAAAGGTCTTAGTGCAGGACGTGTTCAATCCATTGCATTATGGCTAATTATTAAGAGAGAACGTGAAATTAAAGATTTCGTTCCTACTGAATACTGGACAATAGATGCTGATATGAAGAAGGATTCTGACGCATTTAAAGCCAGTTTTTACGGATTAAATGGTAAGAAAACTGAATTAGGTAATAATGATGAAGTTAAGGCTGTATTGGATAAATTTGATAAGAAGAAGCCTTTTGATGTTACTAATGTTGTAAAGAAACAACGTCGTCGTAGACCTCAACCACCATTTACTACAAGTACAATGCAACAAGATGCTAACGTTAAGTTGAATTTTAAGACTGGTAAAACTATGATGGTCGCACAACAACTATACGAAGGTATTAATATTGGTAAAGAAGGTAACCAAGGTTTAATTACCTATATGAGAACTGATTCAACCAGAATTTCAGTATTAGCAAAGCATGAAGCATCTGAATTAATCCATGAAAAATATGGTGCTAGCTACGCTGCTATTAAGCCTATAAAAGGTAAGTTACCTGAAGGTGCACAAGATGCGCACGAAGCTATTAGACCTACTTCTGTAAAACGTACACCAGCCAGCTTAAAGCAATATTTAACTAATGATCAATACAAATTATATAATTTGATTTGGTGTAGATTTGTTGCCAGCCAAATGACCTCTGCAGTTTTGGATACTATGACTGTAGATATGGATCAAAATGGTGTGGTATTTAGAGCTAATGGTTCTAAATTAAATTTCCAAGGATTCTTGAAAGTTTATAACAAGGGTAAAGAAAAAGATAATATCCTTCCTGATTTAGCTAATGGTGACCAAGTGGTTATGACTAAAAATAATCCTGATCAACATTTCACTCAACCACCTGCAAGATATAGTGAAGCTAAATTAATTAGAACACTAGAAGAAAATGGAGTGGGTAGACCATCTACCTATGCTCCTACTCTAGGAACTATTCAAAGAAGATATTATGTTAAATTAGTAGGAAGAAAGTTTGAACCTACTGAATTAGGTGAAATCGTTAATAGTATTATTGAAGAATATTTCCCAGATATTGTTAATATTGAATTTACTGCTGACCTAGAAAATAATTTAGATGAAATTGAAGAAGCTAAACAAGATTGGGTTAAAGTAGTAGATAAGTACTTCACACCATTTGAAAAAGAAGTCAAAAATGCTGAGAAAAACATGGAAGACGTGCAAATTAAAGATGAACCAGCCGGATATAACTGTGAAGTTTGCGGTGCACCTATGGTTATTAAAATGGGTAGATATGGTAAATTTTATGCATGTTCTAGATTCCCTGATTGTCGAAACACTGAAGCCATTGTTAAGAAAATTGGTGTAAGTTGTCCTAAATGTAAAGAGGGAGATGTAATTGAACGTAAGTCCAAGAAGAATCGAATCTTTTATGGTTGTTCAAGATATCCAAAATGTGACTTCGTTACATGGGATAAGCCAATTGGTAGAAACTGTCCTAAAGACGGTAATTTCTTAGTTGAAAAGAAAATTAAAGGTGGTACTCAAGTCATTTGTCCTAACGGTGATTATGAGGAAGACGTACAGAAATAA
- the xerC gene encoding tyrosine recombinase XerC, which translates to MKKYSDTELIEWFMEYLVNERQYSENTSIAYKSDIEEFCESLRNDDRTLLQTDDLDVSNYLTTLKKKDESRNTVLRKISSLRSFYRFLEKNDIFSNNPFDEVNIKKHPNHLPRFFYQKELRELFKEAKNGENEKLNYRNSAILEILYDTGMRVSECADLRYSDIDFGNRIIKVIGKGNKQRYLPFGKYLIHALNDYDQNCRNIIMKKYNKHHDYVFINQHGGQITSRGIEYILDEIMKRTSLTINVHPHMLRHTFATEMLKNGADLRTVQELLGHSSLSTTQIYTHVSNEHLLRDYNKFFPRS; encoded by the coding sequence ATGAAAAAATATAGTGATACAGAATTAATCGAATGGTTTATGGAGTATTTAGTTAACGAACGTCAATATTCTGAAAATACGTCTATCGCTTATAAAAGTGATATTGAAGAATTTTGTGAAAGCTTAAGAAATGACGATAGAACATTATTACAAACAGATGATTTAGACGTCAGCAATTATCTAACCACTTTAAAGAAAAAAGACGAAAGTAGAAATACTGTTCTTAGAAAGATATCTTCATTACGTTCCTTTTATCGATTTCTAGAAAAGAATGATATATTCTCTAATAATCCTTTTGATGAGGTAAATATTAAGAAACATCCTAATCATTTACCTAGATTTTTCTATCAAAAAGAATTGCGCGAATTGTTTAAAGAAGCAAAAAATGGTGAAAATGAAAAATTAAATTATAGAAATTCTGCAATTTTAGAAATTTTATATGATACAGGAATGCGTGTTAGTGAATGTGCTGATTTACGCTATAGTGATATTGATTTTGGTAATCGTATTATTAAGGTTATTGGTAAGGGTAATAAGCAACGTTATTTGCCATTTGGTAAGTATTTGATACATGCATTAAATGATTACGATCAGAATTGTCGTAATATTATTATGAAGAAATACAACAAACATCATGATTATGTATTTATAAATCAACATGGTGGACAGATTACTAGTAGGGGTATTGAATATATACTAGATGAGATTATGAAGAGAACGTCATTAACTATTAACGTTCATCCTCATATGTTAAGACATACTTTTGCTACAGAAATGCTCAAAAATGGGGCAGATTTAAGAACTGTACAAGAGTTATTAGGTCACAGTAGTTTATCTACTACTCAAATATATACGCACGTATCTAATGAACATTTGTTAAGGGATTATAATAAATTTTTCCCTCGTTCGTAG
- a CDS encoding aldose 1-epimerase family protein, which produces MIEMLSNDHLKVLINTLGAEITSIQNNDGMEYIWQADKNYWGRHAPILFPIVGRLKNDECEYDGKKYHMTQHGFARDMEFSVLKHTQDTIDLQLLSNDYTRERYPFEFKLIVHYKLIESKLSCIISVYNTDNREMLFSVGAHPAFNVPLVKDGSEQYNDYSLQLSDKGKYNEISFEAPYADISQKNKIDLSDPIRLSHDLFKKDAKVIEVPKHTQISSTLTSDKNKHGVTMTPYDNEYAGLWSIKDAPFVCLEPWWGITDDIHSNGKLKDKVGINKLVPNDKFDARFDITIF; this is translated from the coding sequence ATGATTGAAATGTTAAGTAATGATCACCTAAAAGTGTTAATTAATACGCTTGGTGCTGAAATCACAAGTATACAAAACAATGATGGAATGGAATATATATGGCAAGCTGATAAAAACTATTGGGGAAGACATGCTCCAATATTATTTCCTATTGTTGGTCGTTTGAAAAATGACGAATGTGAATATGATGGTAAAAAATACCATATGACACAACATGGGTTTGCTAGAGATATGGAATTTAGCGTTTTAAAACATACTCAAGATACTATTGATTTACAGTTGTTGAGTAATGATTATACTAGAGAAAGATATCCCTTTGAATTTAAACTAATAGTTCATTACAAACTTATTGAAAGTAAATTATCATGCATAATATCTGTATATAATACGGATAATCGAGAGATGTTATTTTCTGTTGGAGCTCATCCAGCATTTAATGTTCCTCTTGTGAAAGATGGTAGTGAACAATATAATGACTACTCATTACAATTATCAGATAAGGGTAAATATAATGAAATTTCTTTTGAAGCTCCTTATGCTGATATTTCACAAAAGAACAAAATTGATTTATCTGATCCAATTAGATTAAGTCATGATTTATTTAAGAAAGATGCTAAAGTTATTGAAGTTCCTAAGCACACACAAATCTCTAGCACTTTAACTAGTGATAAAAATAAACATGGGGTTACTATGACTCCATATGATAATGAATATGCTGGATTATGGTCCATTAAGGATGCACCATTCGTTTGTTTAGAACCATGGTGGGGAATAACCGATGATATTCATAGCAATGGAAAATTAAAGGATAAAGTAGGAATTAACAAATTAGTTCCTAATGATAAATTTGATGCACGTTTTGATATAACTATTTTTTAA
- the yidC gene encoding membrane protein insertase YidC encodes MKKIKSLSVLSLAGLSALLLSGCVRVDSNGHPYGMTYQYLALPGQHILDFIAKFVGSYGLAIILLTIIVRMILLPAMISQMKKSTIMQEKMNFIRPQMQEIQKRQKNAKTREEQMQVQQEMMSLYKDNNISMTGGIGCLPLIIQMPVYIALYNGIRFSPAVSHSVFLGIKLGDKSLILVLLSFLAYVVQGYLMTLGLPEDQKKQMKMMSYITPIMIVLVTFSAPAGLGFYFFVSGIFACVQTLIISMYRPKIKREIEQQATFANNNDNSSATVINDVEEVNNDQNDDAKESKTIEHDSHEELRKRNSGKQNH; translated from the coding sequence ATGAAAAAGATCAAGAGCTTAAGTGTCCTATCATTAGCAGGACTGTCAGCACTATTATTATCCGGATGTGTCCGAGTTGATAGTAATGGTCATCCATATGGAATGACATATCAATATTTAGCATTACCTGGACAACATATATTAGATTTCATTGCTAAATTCGTAGGTAGCTACGGTTTAGCTATTATTCTATTAACTATCATAGTTCGTATGATTCTTCTACCAGCTATGATTAGCCAAATGAAGAAATCTACTATTATGCAAGAAAAAATGAATTTCATTCGTCCTCAAATGCAAGAAATTCAAAAACGTCAAAAGAACGCTAAGACTCGTGAAGAACAAATGCAAGTTCAACAAGAAATGATGAGCCTATATAAAGATAACAATATAAGTATGACTGGTGGTATTGGTTGCTTACCATTGATTATCCAAATGCCGGTTTACATTGCTTTATATAATGGTATTCGTTTCTCACCTGCTGTTTCACATTCCGTATTCTTAGGAATTAAATTAGGTGACAAGAGTTTAATTTTAGTTCTACTATCATTCCTTGCATATGTAGTTCAAGGTTACTTAATGACTCTGGGCTTACCTGAAGATCAAAAGAAACAAATGAAGATGATGTCATACATCACTCCAATTATGATTGTTTTAGTAACATTCAGTGCTCCAGCCGGTTTAGGATTCTATTTCTTCGTTAGTGGTATTTTTGCCTGTGTTCAAACTCTTATTATCAGTATGTACCGTCCAAAGATTAAGAGAGAAATTGAACAACAAGCTACTTTTGCTAATAATAATGATAATTCTTCTGCAACCGTTATAAATGATGTTGAAGAAGTAAACAATGATCAAAATGATGATGCAAAAGAAAGCAAAACTATTGAACACGATAGTCATGAAGAATTAAGAAAACGTAATTCTGGAAAACAAAATCATTAA
- a CDS encoding acylphosphatase, whose protein sequence is MNQKSIKIIVSGKVQGVGFRYATVQVANQMNVTGTVKNLLNGDVEIVACADEETLKLFCHKIEQSPTPFGKVANMQIQDCSNQDFHNFTVKY, encoded by the coding sequence ATGAATCAAAAAAGTATTAAGATAATTGTTTCTGGAAAGGTTCAAGGAGTTGGATTTAGATATGCTACTGTACAGGTTGCTAATCAAATGAACGTAACAGGTACAGTAAAAAACCTATTAAATGGCGATGTCGAAATCGTTGCTTGTGCAGATGAAGAAACTTTAAAACTTTTTTGTCATAAAATAGAGCAATCACCTACTCCTTTTGGAAAAGTAGCTAATATGCAAATTCAAGATTGCTCCAACCAGGATTTTCACAACTTTACAGTAAAATATTAA
- a CDS encoding TrmH family RNA methyltransferase, protein MEKIISSKNERVKQWSKLKNKKGRNKYNQYILESWHLVSEAINAQQHVNIILTTEKQFEFHKEALDNFAGELIEISDEVAKTLGSTSTPQGIFGVVDLPKQDSFKAEDMNGAWLLLDQIQDPGNIGTMVRTADAAGMTGVIFGDGTSSQYNPKVLRAMQGSQFHLKIIEGDLLNWIEKFESNDVPVYGTELNPQAVSYTDIAASDSFALVMGNEGNGMQAKILDRTTKNLYIPIKGQAESLNVAIAAGILMFNLKK, encoded by the coding sequence ATGGAAAAAATTATTTCATCTAAAAATGAACGTGTAAAACAATGGTCCAAGCTAAAAAACAAAAAGGGCAGAAATAAGTATAATCAATATATTTTGGAAAGCTGGCACTTAGTTAGTGAAGCTATTAATGCCCAACAACATGTTAATATAATTTTAACTACAGAAAAACAATTTGAATTTCATAAAGAAGCATTAGACAATTTTGCTGGAGAATTAATTGAAATTAGTGATGAAGTAGCTAAAACATTAGGTTCTACTAGTACACCTCAAGGAATTTTTGGTGTGGTTGATTTACCTAAACAAGATTCATTTAAAGCAGAAGATATGAATGGAGCTTGGTTATTACTAGATCAAATTCAAGATCCTGGTAATATTGGAACTATGGTTAGAACGGCTGATGCTGCAGGGATGACTGGAGTTATCTTTGGTGATGGAACTTCTAGCCAATATAATCCTAAAGTTTTACGTGCTATGCAAGGCAGCCAATTTCATTTAAAGATTATTGAAGGTGACTTGTTAAACTGGATTGAAAAATTTGAATCAAATGATGTTCCAGTTTATGGTACTGAATTAAATCCTCAAGCAGTATCATATACAGATATTGCAGCTAGTGATTCATTTGCACTAGTTATGGGAAATGAAGGAAATGGTATGCAAGCTAAAATACTTGACCGTACCACCAAAAATCTATATATTCCTATAAAAGGACAAGCAGAATCATTAAATGTTGCTATCGCAGCAGGAATTTTAATGTTTAATTTAAAAAAATAA
- a CDS encoding hydrolase — protein MKDDAWQSDKEYMSYVSDLLNTREVQQLGNYIQHHSSTRLIHCINVSYESYKIAKRFNLDARSTARGGLLHDLFYYDWRITKFRLGSHAYMHPRIALRNAEKITDLNDRERDIITKHMWGLTLSKPKYAESVIVSLVDDYDAIREYFTPKYRNIKKIFESR, from the coding sequence ATGAAAGATGATGCATGGCAGAGTGATAAAGAATATATGAGCTATGTTTCCGACTTATTAAATACTAGAGAAGTACAACAATTAGGAAATTATATTCAACATCATTCATCCACTAGATTAATACATTGTATTAATGTATCATATGAGAGTTATAAAATTGCCAAAAGATTTAATTTGGATGCTAGATCCACTGCTAGAGGTGGTTTATTACATGACTTGTTTTATTATGATTGGCGTATAACTAAATTTAGATTAGGGTCACATGCTTACATGCACCCAAGAATAGCATTGCGAAATGCAGAAAAAATTACTGATTTAAATGATCGAGAAAGAGACATTATTACTAAGCATATGTGGGGATTGACCTTAAGTAAGCCTAAATATGCAGAAAGTGTAATTGTTTCTTTAGTAGACGATTATGATGCGATCAGAGAATATTTCACTCCTAAGTATAGAAATATTAAGAAAATTTTTGAAAGTAGGTAA
- a CDS encoding winged helix-turn-helix transcriptional regulator, producing MLGKKWNGLIIETLLANGPQRFKCIAKVVTKCSDRVLVERLKELEQDGIITRKTFTDSSLIQYELTEKGESLEPIMNAIHNWSDKWCDLND from the coding sequence ATGTTGGGAAAAAAGTGGAATGGGCTAATTATTGAAACATTATTAGCAAATGGTCCACAAAGGTTTAAATGCATTGCGAAAGTAGTTACAAAATGTAGCGATAGAGTATTAGTAGAAAGATTAAAAGAATTAGAACAAGATGGAATAATTACCAGAAAAACTTTTACTGATTCTTCATTAATTCAATATGAATTAACAGAAAAAGGTGAGTCATTAGAACCTATCATGAATGCAATTCATAACTGGTCTGATAAATGGTGTGACCTTAACGATTAA
- the pheS gene encoding phenylalanine--tRNA ligase subunit alpha, protein MTLKDDLTKLRDEGIEQIKSATDIKKINKDIKVHLLGKKGPITQALRGIKDLPVEQRPVVGSYANQIRDEIQEALDSKLKELEEKELEEKLAAETIDVTLPSTPVAKGHPHVIQSIIDQISDMFIGMGYEVKSGPEVEEDKYNFEMMNLPKDHPARDMQDTFYITNEILMRTQTSPMQARTLEKHDFSKGPLKMISPGVVYRRDTDDPTHSHQFHQVEGIVIDKHITMGDLKGTLEYLLHQLFGDKYDIRLRPSYFPFTEPSVEADVTCFNCDGKGCDVCKHTGWIEVLGAGMVHPNVLKMAGVDANEYGGFAFGLGPDRFAMLKYGVDDIRDFYLNDVRFLSQFD, encoded by the coding sequence ATGACGTTAAAGGATGATTTAACGAAGTTGCGCGATGAAGGAATTGAACAAATTAAGAGCGCTACTGATATTAAGAAAATAAATAAAGATATTAAGGTTCATTTATTAGGTAAAAAAGGACCTATTACACAAGCACTACGTGGTATTAAGGATTTACCTGTTGAACAACGTCCGGTAGTAGGTAGCTATGCTAACCAAATTAGAGATGAAATCCAAGAAGCATTAGATAGCAAGCTAAAAGAACTAGAAGAAAAAGAACTAGAAGAAAAATTAGCTGCTGAAACTATCGATGTTACTTTACCTTCTACTCCAGTTGCAAAAGGACATCCTCATGTTATCCAATCAATCATTGATCAAATTTCTGATATGTTTATTGGTATGGGTTATGAAGTAAAATCTGGTCCAGAAGTTGAAGAAGATAAATATAATTTCGAAATGATGAATTTACCAAAGGATCATCCTGCTAGAGATATGCAAGATACTTTCTACATTACTAATGAAATCTTGATGAGAACACAAACTTCTCCAATGCAAGCAAGAACTTTGGAAAAACATGACTTTTCTAAAGGACCATTGAAAATGATTTCTCCTGGTGTGGTATATCGTCGTGATACTGATGATCCTACTCATTCTCACCAATTCCACCAAGTTGAAGGAATTGTTATAGATAAACATATTACTATGGGTGATTTAAAAGGTACTCTTGAATATCTATTACACCAATTATTTGGTGACAAGTATGATATCAGATTAAGACCTAGTTACTTCCCATTTACTGAACCATCAGTTGAAGCTGATGTTACTTGCTTCAATTGTGATGGTAAGGGATGTGATGTATGTAAGCATACTGGATGGATTGAAGTTCTAGGTGCTGGTATGGTACATCCGAACGTATTAAAGATGGCCGGTGTAGATGCTAACGAATATGGTGGATTTGCATTTGGATTAGGCCCAGATCGTTTCGCAATGTTGAAATACGGTGTTGATGACATTCGTGATTTCTATTTAAACGATGTAAGATTTTTGTCACAATTTGATTAA
- the pheT gene encoding phenylalanine--tRNA ligase subunit beta translates to MRISYDWLRKYIDLDIPADELAEKIERSSVEVDSVIRPKAGLKKIVVGEIVDMKDHPDSDHLHICQVDVGEEEPVQIVCGAPNAAVGKKVITALSGARVADNMKIKKSKMRGVQSNGMLCALDEIGYPKDVVPKEWADGIYFLPEDAKLGDDVYKYIGMDDELIDLDVTPNRGDMLSMYGTVHDLSAIYNKPAKFDHTEIKETSGKKTADQMSNNVDKNIAWSYLNRVVNNVEVKPSPLWMQIRLWNAGIKPVNNVVDITNYIMLKLGQPMHAYDLDKLAGKELAVRYAKNGEKITTLEDDEVELDDKDLIVSDSEKPVALAGIIGGKDTSITEDTKNVVFECAIFDPIQVRKTARQHVIHTEASQRFERGVDPQGLDEALNTACEMSRELAGGEVTDDILEGSRKDVEPVSIEITTDRINHVLGTALTEETIIDIFNRLGFDVDSNNGKLVVTVPTRRGDIHIPADLIEEVARIYGYDNLPSTLPTTNMTTGGLNPKQKLMRNTRNILEGLGLTHAISYALTTDEEAKMFMMGDSYETRLSYPMSSDHTTLRMNLVTGLLDDIAYNQARKVNDVALYEQGRIFTKDSEDEVKPKEIEHISGAISGSLLDNSWNVKAKNVDFYQIKGIVESYLETIGFKGQISYKANKQYPEMHPGRTADIYVHDHYVGFVGQVHPKVAKQFKIKDTYVFDLNFDSLFELPKKEQNYEPVSKYPSITRDIALLIDEDINNDDIVAVINKRGGAYLTDVKLFDLYDGENVPEGKKSLAYTLTFQNKRDTLVDEDVNKAMAKVQRNLEREFDVEVR, encoded by the coding sequence ATGAGAATATCCTATGATTGGTTAAGAAAATATATTGATTTAGATATTCCAGCAGATGAATTAGCTGAAAAAATTGAACGTTCTTCTGTAGAAGTGGACTCAGTTATTAGACCCAAAGCTGGATTAAAAAAGATTGTTGTCGGTGAAATCGTTGATATGAAGGATCATCCTGATTCAGATCACTTGCACATTTGCCAAGTAGATGTTGGTGAAGAAGAACCTGTACAAATTGTATGTGGTGCTCCTAACGCTGCAGTTGGTAAAAAAGTTATCACTGCATTATCAGGTGCTCGTGTTGCTGACAATATGAAGATTAAAAAATCCAAGATGCGCGGAGTTCAATCTAATGGTATGCTTTGTGCGTTAGATGAAATTGGTTATCCTAAAGACGTTGTTCCTAAGGAATGGGCTGATGGAATTTACTTCTTACCAGAAGATGCAAAATTAGGTGATGATGTATACAAATACATTGGTATGGACGATGAGTTAATCGACTTAGATGTAACTCCTAACCGTGGTGATATGTTAAGTATGTACGGTACAGTTCATGATTTATCAGCTATTTACAATAAGCCAGCCAAATTTGATCATACAGAAATTAAAGAAACTTCTGGAAAGAAGACTGCTGATCAAATGAGCAACAATGTTGATAAAAACATTGCATGGTCATATTTAAATCGTGTAGTTAATAATGTTGAAGTTAAGCCAAGTCCACTTTGGATGCAAATTAGATTATGGAATGCTGGTATTAAACCTGTTAATAATGTAGTAGATATCACTAACTATATTATGTTGAAACTTGGTCAACCAATGCATGCATATGATTTAGATAAATTAGCAGGCAAAGAACTTGCCGTTAGATATGCTAAAAATGGAGAAAAGATTACCACATTAGAAGACGATGAAGTTGAATTAGATGACAAAGATCTTATTGTTTCTGATTCTGAAAAGCCAGTAGCTCTTGCTGGTATCATTGGTGGTAAAGATACTTCTATTACAGAAGATACTAAGAATGTAGTATTTGAATGTGCTATCTTTGATCCTATTCAAGTTAGAAAGACTGCTAGACAACATGTAATTCACACTGAAGCATCTCAACGTTTTGAACGTGGAGTTGATCCACAAGGATTAGATGAAGCCTTAAACACAGCTTGTGAAATGTCTAGAGAATTAGCTGGTGGAGAAGTTACTGATGATATTCTAGAAGGTAGTCGTAAGGACGTTGAACCAGTTTCAATTGAAATTACAACTGATAGAATCAATCATGTTCTAGGAACTGCATTGACTGAAGAAACAATTATTGATATATTTAACCGATTAGGATTCGATGTAGATTCAAATAATGGAAAATTAGTGGTAACTGTTCCTACAAGAAGAGGAGATATTCACATTCCAGCTGACTTAATTGAAGAAGTTGCTAGAATTTATGGATATGATAATTTACCAAGTACATTACCAACTACCAACATGACAACTGGTGGATTGAATCCTAAGCAAAAATTAATGAGAAATACTAGAAATATTCTAGAAGGTCTTGGTTTAACACATGCTATTTCATATGCATTAACTACTGATGAAGAAGCTAAAATGTTTATGATGGGTGATTCATACGAAACTCGTCTAAGTTATCCAATGAGTAGTGACCATACTACTTTAAGAATGAACTTAGTTACTGGATTATTAGATGATATTGCTTACAATCAAGCTAGAAAAGTAAACGATGTAGCATTATATGAACAAGGTCGTATCTTTACTAAAGACAGTGAAGATGAAGTTAAACCAAAAGAAATCGAACATATTTCTGGTGCTATTTCAGGTTCTCTACTTGATAATTCTTGGAATGTTAAAGCTAAGAATGTAGACTTCTATCAAATTAAAGGAATTGTTGAATCATACTTAGAAACTATTGGCTTTAAGGGTCAAATCAGTTATAAGGCAAATAAACAATATCCTGAAATGCATCCAGGAAGAACTGCTGATATTTACGTACATGATCATTATGTTGGTTTTGTAGGACAAGTTCATCCTAAGGTTGCTAAACAATTTAAGATTAAGGATACTTATGTATTTGATTTAAACTTTGATTCATTATTTGAATTACCTAAGAAAGAACAAAATTATGAACCAGTTTCTAAATATCCATCAATCACTCGTGATATTGCACTACTTATCGATGAAGATATTAATAATGATGATATTGTCGCCGTTATTAATAAACGTGGTGGAGCATATCTAACAGATGTTAAACTATTTGACTTATATGATGGAGAAAATGTTCCGGAAGGTAAGAAGTCATTAGCATACACATTAACTTTCCAAAACAAGCGTGATACTTTAGTTGATGAAGATGTTAATAAAGCAATGGCTAAGGTACAAAGAAATCTTGAAAGAGAATTTGACGTAGAAGTACGATAG